The following coding sequences lie in one Catharus ustulatus isolate bCatUst1 chromosome 5, bCatUst1.pri.v2, whole genome shotgun sequence genomic window:
- the MRPS18C gene encoding 28S ribosomal protein S18c, mitochondrial, with translation MAARAVAARRPWQRLVPAALWARPRRLQHEGQPEGQHERSDQPIQMENPYKDPPKRCVLCGINVDYKNVQLLSQFVSPYTGSIYGRHITGLCNKKQKEITKAIKRAHVFGFMPVMFKNPQFLTDPKLCNIKYPE, from the exons ATGGCGGCGCGGGCGGTGGCGGCGCGGAGGCCTTGGCAGCGCCTGGTTCCCG CGGCGCTGTGGGCGCGGCCGCGCCGCCTCCAGCATGAAGGGCAGCCTGAGGGGCAGCATGAGCGCTCGGACCAG CCCATACAAATGGAGAACCCCTATAAAGACCCTCCAAAGAGATGTGTCTTATGTGGAATAAATGTGGACTACAAGAATGTGCAG CTTCTTTCCCAGTTTGTTTCTCCATATACTGGCTCCATCTATGGCAGGCATATCACAG GCTTATGCAacaagaagcagaaggaaattaCAAAAGCTATTAAAAGAGCTCATGTATTTG gatttATGCCAGTTATGTTTAAGAACCCACAATTTCTCACAGACCCCAAGCTATGTAATATCAAGTATCCAGAGTGA
- the ABRAXAS1 gene encoding BRCA1-A complex subunit Abraxas 1 — MEGESTSALLSGFVFGALAFQHLSTDSDTEGFLLGDVKGEAKNSITDSQMDDVEVVYTIDIQKHIPCYQLFSFYNSAGELNELALKKILSGCKKNVIGWYKFRRNTDQTMTFRERVLHKNLQSHLSNQGLVFLLLTSSVMTESCSTYRLEHALHRPQEGLFQKVPLVVTNLGMAEQQGYRTVSGSCVSSGFVRAVRQHRSEFFHEDGSLQEVHKINEMYATLQEELKKICITVEISERSVEKLLAEVSQLKEEIKRKKQQNSSGQDKNHPPEPKENVLLCQALRTFFPNSRLQTCIVSFKGQLISKNCCNIDHHINVMDKLTLMVEERDFTEAETRHVNKRKVRGTTTVSKSFKKCRSLQLHQEPLDQEDSDQERKLTLSSTETDEEVFEKNRDANEYPHSPTF, encoded by the exons ATGGAGGGCGAGAGCACCTCGGCCCTGCTCTCGGGCTTCGTGTTCGGCGCCCTCGCCTTCCAGCACCTCAGCACCGACTCGGACACG GAAGGTTTTCTCCTCGGAGATGTGAAAGGTGAAGCCAAGAACAGCATTACGGACTCACAAATGGATGATGTTGAAGTTGTTTATACAATCG acaTACAGAAGCATATTCCTTGCTACCAGTTGTTCAG CTTTTATAATTCTGCAGGAGAACTGAATGAACTTGCCCTGAAGAAAATACTGTCAGGCTGTAAgaag AATGTAATAGGATGGTACAAATTCAGACGCAACACAGACCAGACCATGACATTCCGGGAAAGAGTTCTGCATAAAAACCTGCAGTCACACCTATCAAATCAGGGGCTTGTATTCCTCCTTTTAACCTCTAGTGTGATGACAGAAAGTTGTTCTACTTACAGATTGGAACATGCTCTACATCGGCCTCAGGAAGG TCTTTTCCAGAAAGTCCCTTTGGTGGTTACCAACCTGGGCATGGCAGAGCAGCAAGGTTACAGAACAGTGTCTGGATCCTGTGTATCCTCTGGTTTTGTGAGAGCTGTGAGACAGCACAG GTCAGAATTCTTCCATGAAGATGGGTCCCTACAAGAGGTTCATAAGATAAATGAGATGTATGCCACCTTGCAGGAGGAACTGAAG AAAATATGCATTACAGTAGAAATCAGTGAACGATCTGTAGAGAAACTCTTAGCAGAGGTGAGCCaattgaaagaagaaataaagaggaaaaagcaacaaaattctTCGG GACAGGACAAAAACCACCCACCAGAGCCAAAGGAGAATGTTCTCCTTTGTCAGGCACTGCgaacatttttccccaattccagACTTCAGACATGCATTGTTTCTTTCAAAGGCCAACTGATATCCAAGAACTGCTGTAACATAGACCATCATATCAATGTCATGGACAAACTGACTCTCATGGTAGAGGAAAGAGACTTCACTGAAGCTGAAACAAGGCATGTGAACAAGCGTAAAGTCAGGGGGACCACAACAGTTTCAAAGTCATTCAAGAAATGCAGATCATTGCAGCTTCACCAAGAACCACTTGACCAAGAAGACAGCGACCAGGAAAGGAAGCTAACACTGAGTAGCACTGAAACAGATGAGGAGGTgtttgaaaaaaacagagatgcAAATGAATACCCACACTCTCCTACTTTCTGA